Proteins encoded in a region of the Nonomuraea helvata genome:
- the ddaH gene encoding dimethylargininase has translation MPGIALVRKPGPRIAEGIVTHIEREPVDPGRALHQHDAYVAALAAAGWRVTYVPEAHELPDAPFVEDTVVVSGRLAVLTRPGAEARRPEVESVAAAVRKLRLKAVRIAAPGTLDGGDVLQVGRTVYVGRSARSSDGGIAQLAGLLPERRIVPVDLHGVLHLKSAVTALPDGTLIGDPRHVDLPGLLEPPEEAGAHVVPLGGDRVLLAASAPRTAALLEQRGLSVTTVDISEFERLEGCVTCLSVLIPD, from the coding sequence ATGCCTGGAATCGCGCTGGTAAGGAAGCCTGGCCCTCGGATCGCCGAGGGCATCGTGACCCACATCGAGCGCGAGCCGGTCGATCCCGGACGGGCGCTCCACCAGCACGACGCCTACGTGGCCGCGCTGGCCGCCGCCGGGTGGCGGGTCACGTACGTACCGGAGGCCCACGAGTTGCCGGACGCGCCGTTCGTGGAGGACACCGTGGTGGTGTCGGGGCGGCTGGCCGTGCTGACCAGGCCGGGCGCGGAGGCGCGGCGGCCCGAGGTGGAGTCCGTGGCGGCGGCCGTGCGGAAGCTGCGGCTCAAGGCGGTCAGGATCGCGGCGCCCGGGACGCTGGACGGGGGAGACGTGCTGCAGGTCGGCCGCACCGTGTACGTCGGCAGGTCGGCGCGCAGCAGCGACGGCGGCATCGCCCAGCTCGCCGGCCTGCTGCCGGAGCGCCGGATCGTGCCCGTGGACCTGCACGGCGTGCTGCACCTCAAGTCGGCGGTGACCGCCCTGCCCGACGGGACGCTCATCGGCGACCCGCGCCACGTGGACCTGCCCGGGCTGCTCGAGCCGCCGGAGGAGGCCGGGGCGCACGTGGTGCCCCTGGGCGGCGACCGCGTCCTCCTGGCCGCCTCGGCGCCTCGGACCGCCGCGCTGCTCGAGCAGCGCGGACTGAGCGTGACCACGGTGGACATCTCGGAGTTCGAGCGGCTGGAAGGATGCGTGACCTGCCTCAGCGTCCTGATCCCGGACTGA
- a CDS encoding DUF2630 family protein, producing MRDDEILTRIGDLVTEEHELRDRLTRGEVTTDEEHARIKELENALDQCWDLLRQRRARRNAGDDPDHAAARPAGEVENYRQ from the coding sequence ATGCGGGACGACGAGATTCTCACCAGGATCGGCGATCTGGTCACCGAAGAGCACGAGCTGCGCGACAGGCTGACCAGGGGCGAAGTGACCACCGACGAGGAGCACGCGCGCATCAAGGAGCTCGAGAACGCGCTCGACCAGTGCTGGGACCTGCTCAGGCAGCGCCGGGCCAGGCGCAACGCCGGTGACGATCCCGACCATGCCGCCGCCCGCCCGGCCGGCGAGGTGGAGAACTACCGGCAGTAA
- a CDS encoding GNAT family N-acetyltransferase produces the protein MRIQPIDLDRPGNLVTGLHEAYVAGKTDDPGPTMSLARFRHDVAAHEPGARSELWAVVEDGEVVGGYGLSLPQLDNTHTGWLFPLVVRPERRGRGLGSALFEHVLDRLRAHGRTLLLAETPVTGVGARFAVAHGMTVSLMEARRTLDLRKADWDALERLLPRVEGYHLESWTGPAGPDLIPDLAALMNGMNDAPRDADIEDVTFSLDRVRHREEGIPIRGLTAYTTIARRDSDGAPAGYTRVYLEADRSSGWGHQADTTVLAEHRGHRLGLLLKLANALRLREHEPHLERIITWNATSNAHMLAINEAMGFELFDEWNEWRLAL, from the coding sequence ATGCGCATTCAGCCCATCGATCTTGACCGGCCGGGAAACCTGGTCACGGGCCTGCACGAGGCGTACGTCGCGGGTAAGACCGACGACCCGGGCCCGACGATGTCGCTCGCCCGCTTCCGCCACGACGTCGCCGCGCACGAGCCGGGCGCGCGGAGCGAGCTGTGGGCGGTCGTCGAGGACGGCGAGGTCGTCGGCGGATATGGGTTATCGCTCCCCCAGCTCGACAACACCCACACGGGCTGGCTCTTCCCCCTCGTCGTACGCCCGGAGCGGCGCGGCCGGGGGCTCGGCTCGGCGCTGTTCGAGCACGTTCTCGACCGCCTGCGCGCCCACGGCAGGACCCTGCTCCTGGCGGAGACCCCCGTCACCGGCGTGGGCGCCCGCTTCGCGGTGGCACACGGCATGACGGTCTCCCTCATGGAGGCCCGCCGCACGCTCGACCTGCGCAAGGCCGACTGGGACGCGCTGGAACGCCTGCTCCCCCGCGTCGAGGGCTACCACCTCGAAAGCTGGACCGGCCCGGCGGGGCCCGATCTGATCCCCGACCTCGCCGCCCTGATGAACGGCATGAACGACGCCCCGCGCGACGCGGACATCGAGGACGTGACCTTCAGCCTCGACCGCGTCCGTCACCGCGAGGAGGGCATCCCGATCCGCGGGCTGACCGCGTACACGACGATCGCCCGCCGCGACTCCGACGGGGCGCCGGCCGGATACACGCGCGTCTACCTCGAGGCCGACCGCTCCAGCGGCTGGGGCCACCAGGCGGACACGACCGTGCTGGCCGAGCACCGGGGCCACCGCCTGGGCCTGCTGCTCAAGCTCGCCAACGCGCTCCGGCTGCGCGAGCACGAGCCCCACCTGGAGCGGATCATCACCTGGAACGCCACCTCCAACGCCCACATGCTGGCCATCAACGAGGCCATGGGCTTCGAGCTGTTCGACGAGTGGAACGAGTGGCGGCTCGCGCTGTAG
- a CDS encoding MFS transporter gives MSKARVPWKAVIGGSVGNLVEWYDWFVYSSFAVYFAASFFPEGDTTAQLLNTAGIFAVGFFMRPVGGWLLGRFADRKGRKAALTLTVTLMSASALLIAIAPTYATAGAFGSLVLLLARLLQGLSVGGEYAASATYLTEATPQGKRGFASSFQYVSMTAGQLVGLGLQIILQNTMSKEDLSSYGWRIPFIVGAVGAAVVFYLRRNLLETEAHDEETRHSEERGTIRQLWAHKKEAVLVIALTMGGTVAYYTYTTYLTKYLVNTAGMAKETAALVSFSALFIFMLLQPLAGALSDRIGRRPLLITFGIGSMLGTVPLMTALGSATTFGGALVLSLVALVIVTGYTSINAVVKAELFPTQVRALGVALPYAIANALFGGTAEYVALWFKKANIESGFYWYVSALAAISLVVYLTMRETRDAALTRSEQGESVPVSV, from the coding sequence GTGAGCAAGGCACGCGTGCCCTGGAAGGCAGTGATCGGCGGGTCGGTCGGCAATCTGGTCGAGTGGTACGACTGGTTCGTCTACTCCAGCTTCGCCGTCTACTTCGCCGCGTCCTTCTTCCCCGAGGGCGACACGACCGCACAGCTGCTCAACACCGCGGGCATCTTCGCCGTCGGCTTCTTCATGCGTCCGGTCGGCGGCTGGCTGCTCGGCCGCTTCGCCGACAGGAAGGGCCGCAAGGCGGCGCTGACGCTGACGGTGACGCTGATGTCGGCCAGCGCGCTGCTCATCGCCATCGCCCCGACGTACGCCACGGCGGGCGCCTTCGGCTCGCTGGTCCTGCTGCTGGCCCGGCTGCTGCAGGGCCTGTCGGTCGGCGGCGAGTACGCGGCCAGCGCCACCTATCTGACCGAGGCCACCCCGCAGGGCAAGCGCGGCTTCGCCTCTAGCTTCCAGTACGTGTCGATGACCGCGGGGCAGCTGGTCGGCCTCGGCCTGCAGATCATCCTGCAGAACACGATGTCGAAGGAGGACCTCAGCTCCTACGGCTGGCGCATCCCGTTCATCGTGGGCGCGGTGGGCGCGGCGGTCGTGTTCTACCTGCGGCGCAACCTCCTGGAGACCGAGGCGCACGACGAGGAGACCCGGCACTCCGAGGAGCGCGGCACGATCAGGCAGCTCTGGGCGCACAAGAAGGAGGCCGTGCTGGTCATCGCCCTGACGATGGGCGGCACGGTCGCGTACTACACCTACACCACCTACCTCACCAAGTACCTGGTCAACACCGCGGGCATGGCGAAGGAGACCGCGGCTCTCGTCAGCTTCTCCGCGCTGTTCATCTTCATGCTGCTGCAGCCGCTGGCGGGGGCGCTGTCGGACCGGATCGGCCGGCGGCCGCTGCTGATCACGTTCGGCATCGGCTCGATGCTGGGCACGGTGCCGCTGATGACCGCGCTGGGCAGCGCCACCACGTTCGGCGGGGCGCTGGTGCTCTCCCTGGTCGCGCTGGTCATCGTGACCGGCTACACCTCGATCAACGCGGTGGTGAAGGCCGAGCTGTTCCCCACCCAGGTGCGGGCCCTCGGTGTGGCGCTGCCGTACGCGATCGCGAACGCGCTGTTCGGCGGCACGGCCGAGTACGTGGCCCTCTGGTTCAAGAAAGCCAACATCGAGTCCGGCTTCTACTGGTACGTCTCCGCGCTCGCGGCGATCTCGCTGGTCGTCTACCTCACCATGCGCGAGACCCGCGATGCGGCGCTGACCAGGTCCGAGCAGGGGGAATCGGTGCCGGTCTCCGTCTAA
- a CDS encoding response regulator transcription factor, producing the protein MRVLLVEDDDRLASALTTALARHGHQVSRAGLAVDALRLAGGVDFVLLDLGLPDMDGLDVLRRLRRVSAVPLIVVTARTEEREVLRGLRSGADDYLVKPFRTVELMARMEAVVRRGTRPRPARDDVVSVGDVRIDLESRQVTVAGELVTLTRREFDVLAMLAREPGVVRGREEILDEVWGDPLLSASRSLDVHVANLRSKTGRPGLVETLRGTGYRLGSTA; encoded by the coding sequence ATGCGAGTTCTGCTGGTCGAGGACGACGATCGGCTTGCCTCCGCGCTCACCACGGCCCTCGCCCGGCACGGACACCAGGTCAGCCGTGCGGGGCTGGCCGTCGACGCCCTCCGCCTGGCGGGGGGCGTCGACTTCGTCCTGCTCGACCTCGGTCTGCCCGACATGGACGGGCTCGACGTGCTGCGCCGCCTGCGCCGGGTGTCGGCGGTGCCGCTCATCGTGGTCACGGCCCGTACGGAGGAGCGCGAGGTGCTGCGCGGGCTGCGCTCCGGAGCCGACGACTACCTGGTCAAGCCGTTCCGCACGGTCGAGCTGATGGCCCGCATGGAGGCGGTGGTGCGCCGCGGCACCAGGCCGCGCCCGGCCCGCGACGACGTGGTGAGCGTCGGCGACGTCCGCATCGACCTGGAGTCCAGGCAGGTCACGGTGGCCGGCGAGCTCGTGACGCTGACCAGGCGTGAGTTCGACGTGCTGGCGATGCTGGCGCGCGAGCCCGGTGTCGTGCGCGGCAGGGAGGAGATCCTCGACGAGGTCTGGGGCGACCCGCTGCTGTCGGCGTCCCGGTCGCTGGACGTGCACGTGGCCAACCTGCGTTCCAAGACCGGCCGCCCCGGGCTGGTGGAGACGCTGCGCGGCACCGGCTACCGGCTGGGCTCGACGGCGTGA
- a CDS encoding HAMP domain-containing sensor histidine kinase yields the protein MNSRLVVTFTTLIVFLIAALAVPLGLAYASHRTNRLLLDRRADATRFAELADQAAREDDRVGLISEINRYAELYGAAVRVRDRDGSILATVGRFDADDREATRLALAGRTTEDLPTISPFGPATVLLAEPAGRDAQLSGVVLLEAPTSRARLDVSLVWGALALGALVALAYSALAARRLARWILRPVTELDRTTQAIAHGRLDARAHPGAGPSELRRLEERFNAMADAVSSAMERQRAFVADASHELRTPLTVLGLRLENLEPHLRGEGAAEFEEAMAELDRLALLVEDLLALARVEAGAVVEGKEVPLAPRLAAWREVYAAKGVRLVTGIPETEVVPEAAARVADIALDNAQKFVPEGGTVTVTLDDGVLRVADDGPGLSEEERSEALGRFWRSGAHANVPGSGLGLAIAAELARTCGAALALLPAVPHGLIVELRLKSQP from the coding sequence GTGAACTCCCGCCTGGTGGTCACGTTCACCACGCTGATCGTGTTTCTCATCGCGGCGCTGGCCGTGCCGCTCGGCCTCGCCTACGCCTCCCACCGCACCAACCGCCTCCTCCTCGACCGCCGCGCCGACGCCACCCGCTTCGCGGAGCTGGCCGACCAGGCGGCCAGGGAGGACGACCGCGTGGGGCTCATCTCCGAGATCAACCGCTACGCCGAGCTGTACGGCGCCGCGGTGCGCGTACGCGACCGCGACGGCTCCATCCTGGCCACCGTGGGGCGGTTCGACGCCGACGACCGGGAGGCGACGCGCCTCGCGCTGGCCGGCCGCACCACCGAGGACCTGCCCACGATCAGCCCGTTCGGCCCGGCCACGGTGCTGCTGGCCGAGCCCGCGGGACGGGACGCGCAGCTGTCCGGGGTGGTGCTGCTCGAGGCCCCCACCAGCCGGGCCCGGCTGGACGTGTCGCTGGTGTGGGGCGCGCTGGCGCTCGGCGCGCTGGTGGCGCTGGCGTACTCCGCGCTGGCGGCCCGGCGGCTGGCCCGCTGGATCCTGCGGCCCGTCACCGAGCTCGACCGCACCACGCAGGCCATCGCGCACGGCAGGCTCGACGCCCGCGCGCATCCCGGCGCCGGGCCCTCCGAGCTGCGGCGACTGGAGGAGCGCTTCAACGCGATGGCCGACGCGGTCTCCAGCGCGATGGAGCGGCAGCGGGCGTTCGTGGCGGACGCCTCGCACGAGCTGCGCACCCCGCTCACCGTGCTCGGGCTGCGGCTGGAGAACCTCGAGCCCCACCTGCGGGGCGAGGGCGCGGCCGAGTTCGAGGAGGCGATGGCGGAGCTGGACCGGCTGGCGCTGCTGGTGGAGGACCTGCTGGCGCTGGCTCGGGTGGAGGCGGGCGCGGTGGTCGAGGGCAAGGAGGTCCCGCTCGCGCCGCGGCTGGCCGCGTGGCGGGAGGTGTACGCGGCCAAGGGCGTGCGGCTCGTGACCGGCATCCCGGAGACGGAGGTCGTTCCGGAGGCCGCGGCCAGGGTGGCGGACATCGCGCTCGACAACGCCCAGAAGTTCGTGCCCGAGGGCGGCACGGTCACGGTCACCCTGGACGACGGTGTGCTGCGGGTGGCCGACGACGGGCCGGGGCTGAGCGAGGAGGAGCGCTCGGAGGCGCTGGGACGGTTCTGGCGGTCCGGGGCCCATGCGAACGTGCCGGGCAGCGGCCTGGGCCTGGCCATCGCCGCCGAGCTGGCCAGGACGTGCGGGGCCGCGCTGGCGCTGCTGCCCGCCGTGCCGCACGGCTTGATCGTGGAGCTACGCCTGAAAAGTCAGCCGTAG
- a CDS encoding TAXI family TRAP transporter solute-binding subunit translates to MSISRRAFLGLPALAAGCSASGGTWPELRLATGVTGGIYEQLGDGIAQELRRLGLTVRVMNTAASVQNLTMMTDGRADVAFALADSADDAVRVRHQPVSALARVYMNYVHLVVRGGSGIAAVKDLAGRTVSIGLEGSGTAVTAVRVLAVAGLTRPAVVSRLSLDESVQALRDGGIEAFFWSGGVPTPVLTSLGDIELVPLDPLVPVLRRRFGPLYEHALVPAGVYGSGKPVPTVGTPSYLMCRTTLPDDLAFMITETVFHARDRLQAPSAPGGRLDMRYAIGTGVVPLHPGAARYYQSVYG, encoded by the coding sequence ATGTCGATATCCCGCCGCGCCTTCCTCGGGCTCCCCGCCCTGGCGGCCGGGTGCTCGGCCTCCGGCGGCACGTGGCCCGAGCTGCGGCTGGCGACCGGCGTGACGGGCGGGATCTACGAGCAGCTCGGCGACGGGATCGCGCAGGAGCTGCGGCGGCTCGGGCTCACGGTGCGGGTGATGAACACCGCGGCCAGTGTGCAGAACCTGACGATGATGACCGACGGGCGGGCCGACGTGGCGTTCGCGCTGGCCGACAGCGCCGACGACGCCGTGCGGGTACGGCACCAGCCGGTGTCCGCGCTGGCCAGGGTGTACATGAACTACGTCCACCTGGTGGTGCGCGGGGGCTCCGGCATCGCCGCCGTCAAGGACCTGGCGGGCCGGACGGTCTCCATCGGGCTGGAGGGCTCGGGCACCGCGGTGACCGCCGTCCGCGTGCTGGCCGTGGCCGGGCTGACCAGGCCCGCCGTGGTCAGCAGGCTGAGTCTCGACGAGTCGGTCCAGGCGCTGCGTGACGGCGGGATCGAGGCGTTCTTCTGGTCCGGCGGGGTGCCCACGCCCGTCCTGACCTCGCTCGGGGACATCGAGCTCGTGCCGCTCGATCCGCTGGTGCCGGTGCTGCGCCGCCGCTTCGGCCCGCTCTACGAGCACGCGCTGGTGCCCGCCGGCGTGTACGGCAGCGGCAAGCCGGTGCCGACCGTCGGTACCCCCAGCTATCTGATGTGCCGGACCACGCTCCCGGACGACCTGGCGTTCATGATCACCGAGACCGTCTTCCACGCCCGCGACCGCCTCCAGGCACCGTCGGCGCCGGGCGGGCGGCTGGACATGCGCTACGCCATCGGCACCGGCGTCGTCCCGCTCCACCCGGGCGCGGCCCGCTACTACCAGTCCGTCTACGGCTGA
- a CDS encoding Mut7-C RNAse domain-containing protein, producing the protein MDFVSERDTRLRIASELTMFLPVSRRQEWQQVTPDGTSTLGHHVESLGIPLTEVGPMVVDGRGVPPSYQLVPGDVVEVHPVPRPQPLPGEPRFLLDVHLGTLARRLRLLGIDAAYHNDMDDPALVVQANEERRVLLTQDRGLLRRRALWLGAYVRGSRPADQLRDLLERFTPPLRPWTRCTACNGELEPVAKHEVASLLEAGTERNYDLYGRCGECGQVYWRGAHSDHLEEIVRSARAWTA; encoded by the coding sequence ATGGACTTTGTGAGCGAACGGGACACACGCCTGCGCATCGCCTCGGAATTGACGATGTTCCTGCCGGTGAGCCGGCGGCAGGAGTGGCAGCAGGTGACGCCGGACGGCACCTCCACGCTGGGCCACCACGTCGAGTCGCTCGGCATCCCGCTGACCGAGGTGGGGCCGATGGTCGTGGACGGCCGCGGGGTGCCGCCCTCGTACCAGCTCGTGCCCGGCGACGTGGTGGAGGTGCACCCGGTCCCGCGCCCGCAGCCGCTGCCGGGCGAGCCGCGCTTCCTGCTCGACGTGCACCTGGGCACGCTGGCGCGGCGGCTGCGCCTGCTCGGCATCGACGCGGCCTACCACAACGACATGGACGACCCGGCGCTGGTGGTGCAGGCCAACGAGGAGCGCCGGGTGCTGCTCACGCAGGACCGCGGCCTGCTGCGCCGCCGCGCGCTCTGGCTGGGCGCGTACGTGCGCGGCTCCCGCCCCGCCGACCAGCTCCGCGACCTGCTCGAGCGCTTCACGCCGCCGCTGCGCCCGTGGACGCGCTGCACGGCGTGCAACGGCGAGCTGGAGCCGGTCGCCAAGCACGAGGTGGCGTCGCTGCTGGAGGCGGGCACGGAGCGCAACTACGACCTGTACGGGCGGTGCGGCGAGTGCGGCCAGGTCTACTGGCGCGGCGCGCACAGCGACCACCTGGAGGAGATCGTCAGGTCGGCCCGCGCCTGGACGGCCTAG
- a CDS encoding serine/threonine-protein kinase has protein sequence MAPLTPSDPHRLGRYWLAGRLGAGGQGVVYEAYGEAGERVAVKVPRFDSATARARLAKEASAARRVASFCTARVIEAQVDVAAPYIVSEFVPGPSLRRVVEESGPFEGDRLRRLAIGVATALTAIHRVGIVHRDLKPDNIILGPDGPRVIDFGVAREVGPTTSGPLMGTPQYMSPELFHGRRATEAADVWAWAMVVLFAARGRDAIKGGEPVAVIARVLGFRPGADGLPDPLGPLVTAALAEEPADRPSAQALLLRLVGDGEGDPLTRGGTLAGELRGAAAEPDLGAVAEDLYGELTEAEREGVPQVLLRMIDGDSLRPVGREELPEAAAVDALLTVFAGAGLVVRNGTVYELARPGLVQAWPRLREWVAANREGLRVHRRLAEAAALWEGQGRKPADLLHGSSLDRTLRWAATERKDLTLARREREFLDAAARQARRQSRRRGLLAAALAVLLVVALGGLGLAEYLRRESDRQRDDALARELTLRAADLRETEPPLARLLTVAAWRLSPSLPETRGALYDSLSEPTADVFTDPYRGADSVYGISRDGRTLVAVQGGRARVWDVPAHRQIHEIGGLEAGVRWAAISPDGRTLALQYAQGVRLWDVATGRPRGDWFGGPAGVTQDLEFDRTGRLLALPKSPVGDVRWWDVSTRKPLITPQGAGLEAVSADGRFGVVTHVGEGRVQLWDLKAGRRLAAPWLPSRREGVFDAQFSADGRALALTRPRGRETAVTVYSVPDGAKLVTGDSGASVEFGFGDRYVATWEWGHELIIRRRSNGAVVLRRVPPAPVSELRFDEERRALRLLSDGGVVHTLDVSMLFDRSTSGGGDQDQVLLDPSERVLAAKERGALTLWDVATGRSLAAPIPWRGEGDAMAFSRDGGRLAYADGTTVHVVRLPQGAETGGFRLAAKDASGADSLAFSPDGRTLAISPSGGAGDLPVELYDLQRGTSRSTPGPAPGHLAFRPDGRLLLGGVTPHRIDPAKAAELPPAPGIGQLEGPYAFSPDGRRLAIFGSDRISLWNGDLTTRLADFPAMPASAVGQVQSLPAVRVIAVERLAWSPDGRMIAAYEGGARIRLWDVTGRRMLGVVFDGLQSTETSLNGYLAFSSDSRRLYSVTADGTVRTHELGGDRVAAAVCGRAGRTLTAQEWSRYLGGIDPFTLCP, from the coding sequence ATGGCTCCTCTCACTCCCTCCGATCCGCACCGGCTGGGCCGCTACTGGCTGGCCGGGCGGCTCGGCGCCGGTGGCCAGGGCGTGGTGTACGAGGCGTACGGCGAGGCCGGCGAGCGGGTCGCGGTCAAGGTGCCCAGGTTCGACAGCGCCACCGCCAGGGCCAGGCTGGCCAAGGAGGCGTCGGCGGCCCGGCGGGTGGCCTCGTTCTGCACCGCCAGGGTGATCGAGGCGCAGGTGGACGTGGCCGCGCCGTACATCGTCAGCGAGTTCGTCCCGGGGCCCAGCCTGCGGCGGGTGGTCGAGGAGTCGGGGCCGTTCGAGGGGGACCGGCTGCGCCGCCTGGCCATCGGCGTGGCGACCGCGCTGACGGCCATCCACCGGGTCGGGATCGTGCACCGGGACCTGAAGCCGGACAACATCATCCTCGGCCCGGACGGGCCACGGGTGATCGACTTCGGGGTGGCCAGGGAGGTGGGGCCGACCACCTCCGGGCCGCTCATGGGGACGCCGCAGTACATGTCGCCCGAGCTGTTCCACGGGCGGCGGGCCACCGAGGCGGCCGACGTGTGGGCGTGGGCGATGGTGGTGCTGTTCGCGGCGCGGGGGCGCGACGCGATCAAGGGCGGGGAGCCGGTGGCGGTCATCGCCCGGGTGCTGGGGTTCCGGCCCGGCGCCGACGGTCTGCCCGACCCGCTCGGACCGCTGGTGACCGCCGCTCTCGCCGAGGAGCCCGCCGACCGGCCCTCCGCCCAGGCATTGCTCCTGCGGCTGGTCGGCGACGGGGAGGGAGATCCCCTCACCCGTGGCGGGACGCTCGCGGGAGAGCTCAGGGGCGCGGCGGCGGAGCCGGATCTCGGGGCCGTCGCGGAGGACCTCTATGGCGAGCTGACCGAGGCCGAGCGGGAGGGCGTGCCCCAGGTCCTCCTGCGGATGATCGACGGTGACTCGCTCAGGCCGGTCGGCCGCGAGGAGCTTCCCGAGGCCGCGGCCGTGGACGCGCTGCTCACCGTGTTCGCCGGCGCGGGACTCGTGGTGCGCAACGGCACCGTGTACGAGCTGGCCCGCCCCGGGCTCGTCCAGGCCTGGCCCAGGCTGCGGGAGTGGGTGGCCGCCAACCGCGAGGGACTGCGCGTGCACCGCCGCCTGGCCGAAGCGGCGGCGCTGTGGGAGGGCCAGGGCAGGAAGCCCGCCGATCTGCTGCACGGCTCCAGCCTCGACAGGACCCTGCGCTGGGCGGCCACCGAGCGCAAGGACCTCACGCTGGCCAGGCGGGAGCGCGAGTTCCTCGACGCGGCGGCCCGGCAGGCCAGGCGGCAGTCCAGGAGGCGGGGCCTGCTGGCGGCGGCCCTGGCCGTGCTGCTGGTGGTCGCGCTGGGCGGGCTGGGGCTGGCCGAGTACCTGCGCAGGGAGTCCGACCGTCAGCGTGACGACGCGCTGGCCAGGGAGCTCACCCTGCGCGCCGCCGACCTGCGGGAGACGGAGCCGCCGCTGGCCCGGCTGCTCACCGTGGCGGCCTGGCGGCTGAGCCCGTCGCTGCCGGAGACGCGGGGCGCGCTCTACGACTCGCTGTCCGAGCCCACGGCCGACGTCTTCACCGACCCGTACCGGGGCGCGGACTCCGTGTACGGCATCAGCCGCGACGGCCGCACCCTGGTCGCCGTACAAGGGGGGCGGGCCAGGGTCTGGGACGTGCCGGCGCACCGGCAGATCCACGAGATCGGCGGGCTGGAGGCGGGCGTGCGCTGGGCCGCGATCAGCCCCGACGGGCGCACCCTGGCCCTCCAGTACGCGCAGGGCGTACGGCTCTGGGACGTCGCCACGGGCCGCCCGCGTGGCGACTGGTTCGGGGGACCCGCCGGGGTGACGCAAGATCTGGAGTTCGACCGGACGGGACGGCTGCTCGCCCTGCCCAAGAGCCCGGTGGGCGACGTGCGATGGTGGGACGTCTCCACCCGCAAGCCCCTCATCACTCCCCAGGGGGCCGGCCTGGAGGCGGTCAGCGCGGACGGCCGGTTCGGCGTGGTCACCCATGTCGGGGAGGGCCGCGTACAGCTCTGGGACCTCAAGGCGGGCAGGCGGCTGGCCGCCCCATGGCTGCCGAGCAGGAGGGAAGGCGTCTTCGACGCCCAGTTCAGCGCCGACGGGCGGGCGCTGGCGCTCACCCGCCCGAGGGGCCGCGAGACCGCGGTGACCGTCTACTCGGTGCCGGACGGCGCCAAACTGGTGACCGGCGACTCCGGGGCCTCGGTCGAGTTCGGGTTCGGCGACCGGTACGTCGCCACCTGGGAGTGGGGGCACGAGCTGATCATCCGGCGGCGGTCCAACGGGGCCGTCGTGCTGCGGCGGGTCCCGCCGGCGCCCGTCAGCGAGCTCCGCTTCGACGAGGAGCGGCGGGCGCTGCGGCTGCTGAGCGACGGCGGGGTCGTCCACACGCTGGACGTGTCCATGCTGTTCGACCGGTCGACCAGCGGCGGCGGCGACCAGGACCAGGTGCTGCTCGACCCGTCGGAGCGGGTCCTGGCGGCCAAGGAGCGCGGCGCCCTGACCCTGTGGGACGTGGCGACCGGCCGTTCGCTGGCCGCCCCGATCCCGTGGCGGGGCGAGGGGGACGCGATGGCGTTCAGCCGCGACGGCGGCCGGCTGGCCTATGCCGACGGCACCACGGTCCACGTCGTCCGGCTGCCACAGGGCGCGGAGACCGGCGGGTTCCGGCTGGCCGCCAAGGACGCGAGCGGGGCCGACTCGCTGGCCTTCAGCCCGGACGGCCGCACCCTCGCGATCTCTCCGTCGGGCGGCGCCGGCGACCTGCCGGTGGAGCTGTACGACCTCCAGCGCGGCACGTCCAGGAGCACGCCCGGCCCGGCCCCCGGGCACCTCGCCTTCCGCCCGGACGGCCGCCTGCTGCTGGGCGGCGTGACACCGCACCGCATCGACCCTGCGAAAGCCGCCGAACTGCCTCCGGCGCCGGGGATCGGGCAGCTCGAAGGCCCCTACGCGTTCAGCCCGGACGGCCGGCGGTTGGCGATCTTCGGATCCGACCGGATCAGTCTGTGGAACGGGGACCTCACCACCAGGCTCGCCGACTTCCCCGCCATGCCCGCGAGCGCCGTCGGACAGGTCCAGAGCCTCCCCGCCGTGCGCGTCATCGCGGTCGAGCGGCTCGCCTGGTCACCGGACGGACGCATGATCGCCGCGTACGAAGGAGGCGCCCGCATCCGCCTCTGGGACGTGACGGGCCGCCGGATGCTGGGCGTGGTCTTCGACGGCCTGCAGTCGACCGAGACCAGCCTCAACGGCTACCTGGCCTTCTCCTCCGACAGCAGAAGGCTCTACAGCGTCACGGCGGACGGCACGGTACGCACGCACGAACTCGGCGGCGACCGCGTGGCCGCCGCCGTGTGCGGGCGCGCGGGCCGCACCCTCACCGCCCAGGAGTGGTCCCGCTACCTGGGCGGCATCGACCCCTTCACCCTCTGTCCCTAG